In the Vitis vinifera cultivar Pinot Noir 40024 chromosome 2, ASM3070453v1 genome, one interval contains:
- the LOC100267356 gene encoding glycosyl hydrolase 5 family protein isoform X1, which yields MPALYPNQRRLYRLYLCWPFAKCGRIFKWSKASYKFAEMKGKNNLQTILLISLAMSATLCNSLPLSTRGRWIVDNAAGGRVKMACVNWVSHLEPLVTEGIHAQPVERIAETVKAMGFNCIRLTYATFMWTRADYNNRTVAQSLDSFNLTQAKEGIARNNPKLLNLQIIDAYEAVVNELGAHGLMLVLDNHVSKPLWCCAREDGNGFFGDMYFDPKEWIKGLTDVSTRFKNNPQVVVALSMRNEMRGARSNVPDWYRYMRKGAKAIHKANPKVLVIVSGLNFDKDLSFLGRKSFGFTLNNKVVFEAHWYTFDFTQQWQQLPPNRACRQRADEFQRDAAFLTTGDKAAPLFISEYGINLQETSQVDSRYFTCFLPTVAEKDLDWALWTLQASYHYRQGHAGGGESYSVLDYSWSKPRYPQFLERMVILQNLLQDPNSNVSPYYLLVHAQSGFCVNVKHNDVVSVSSCRKNSRNSRWNHEGDRSPIKKLGRKHCLKAVGDGVPLTLSDDCSSPRATWQLVSDSMLQIAAMDEQGNPLCLDATPSSNSTPILTRACACLNNEAGCDPLSQWFKLVPSNIA from the exons ATGCCTGCACTTTACCCAAATCAGAGAAGGCTTTATCGACTATATTTATGCTGGCCTTTTGCGAAATGTGGGAGAATCTTCAAGTGGAGCAAAGCAAGTTACAAGTTTGCAGAGATGAAAGGGAAGAACAATCTGCAGACCATTCTCTTGATTTCTCTTGCTATGTCTGCAACTCTCTGCAATTCGCTTCCTCTTTCAACGAGGGGAAGATGGATAGTGGATAACGCGGCTGGGGGTCGCGTGAAGATGGCCTGTGTTAATTGGGTTTCTCACTTGGAGCCTCTGGTCACAGAGGGCATTCACGCCCAGCCCGTAGAACGCATTGCTGAGACGGTGAAAGCAATGGGGTTCAACTGCATCCGGCTCACATATGCGACCTTCATGTGGACGAGGGCCGACTATAACAACAGGACTGTGGCACAGTCTCTTGATTCCTTCAACCTCACCCAAGCCAAGGAAGGAATAGCTCGAAACAATCCTAAGCTGTTGAATCTCCAGATAATCGACGCCTATGAAGCTGTGGTCAATGAGCTTGGCGCACATGGGCTCATGCTTGTGCTTGATAACCATGTCAGCAAGCCCTTGTGGTGCTGCGCCAGAGAGGACGGAAACGGGTTCTTTGGAGACATGTACTTCGACCCCAAGGAGTGGATCAAGGGCTTAACCGACGTCTCCACCCGGTTCAAGAACAATCCTCAGGTA GTGGTGGCTCTGAGTATGAGAAATGAGATGCGAGGAGCACGTTCTAACGTGCCGGATTGGTATCGGTACATGCGAAAAGGAGCAAAAGCCATCCACAAGGCCAACCCAAAGGTCCTGGTGATAGTTTCAGGGTTGAATTTCGACAAGGATCTTAGCTTCCTGGGGCGCAAGTCATTCGGGTTTACGCTAAACAACAAGGTGGTGTTTGAGGCACATTGGTATACGTTTGACTTCACCCAGCAGTGGCAGCAGCTTCCACCGAACCGGGCTTGCCGCCAGCGGGCAGATGAGTTCCAGAGGGACGCAGCCTTTCTGACCACCGGAGACAAGGCAGCTCCTCTTTTTATCAGCGAGTATGGCATTAACTTACAAGAGACCAGCCAGGTTGATAGCCGATACTTCACCTGCTTCCTGCCCACTGTTGCTGAGAAGGACTTGGATTGGGCTCTGTGGACTCTGCAAGCCAGCTACCATTACAGACAAGGGCATGCTGGGGGTGGAGAATCCTATTCTGTGCTGGATTACAGCTGGAGCAAGCCACGGTATCCACAATTTCTAGAGAGAATGGTCATTCTCCAAAACTTGCTCCAAg ATCCAAACTCAAATGTTTCACCATACTACCTACTCGTCCATGCACAGAGTGGGTTTTGTGTGAATGTGAAACATAACGATGTGGTTTCTGTAAGTAGTTGCAGGAAGAATAGTAGGAATAGCAGATGGAACCATGAAGGAGATAGATCACCCATCAAGAAGTTGGGCCGTAAGCACTGCCTCAAGGCTGTTGGTGATGGGGTTCCTCTCACTCTCTCTGATGACTGCTCCAGCCCAAGAGCTACCTGGCAATTGGTTTCAGACTCGATGCTCCAAATCGCTGCCATGGATGAACAAGGGAACCCACTGTGCCTAGATGCCACGCCCTCATCAAACTCTACTCCTATTTTGACCAGGGCTTGTGCCTGTCTAAACAATGAGGCTGGTTGTGATCCTCTCAGCCAGTGGTTCAAGCTTGTTCCTTCAAATATAGCTTAA
- the LOC100267356 gene encoding glycosyl hydrolase 5 family protein isoform X2: MPALYPNQRRLYRLYLCWPFAKCGRIFKWSKASYKFAEMKGKNNLQTILLISLAMSATLCNSLPLSTRGRWIVDNAAGGRVKMACVNWVSHLEPLVTEGIHAQPVERIAETVKAMGFNCIRLTYATFMWTRADYNNRTVAQSLDSFNLTQAKEGIARNNPKLLNLQIIDAYEAVVNELGAHGLMLVLDNHVSKPLWCCAREDGNGFFGDMYFDPKEWIKGLTDVSTRFKNNPQVVALSMRNEMRGARSNVPDWYRYMRKGAKAIHKANPKVLVIVSGLNFDKDLSFLGRKSFGFTLNNKVVFEAHWYTFDFTQQWQQLPPNRACRQRADEFQRDAAFLTTGDKAAPLFISEYGINLQETSQVDSRYFTCFLPTVAEKDLDWALWTLQASYHYRQGHAGGGESYSVLDYSWSKPRYPQFLERMVILQNLLQDPNSNVSPYYLLVHAQSGFCVNVKHNDVVSVSSCRKNSRNSRWNHEGDRSPIKKLGRKHCLKAVGDGVPLTLSDDCSSPRATWQLVSDSMLQIAAMDEQGNPLCLDATPSSNSTPILTRACACLNNEAGCDPLSQWFKLVPSNIA, encoded by the exons ATGCCTGCACTTTACCCAAATCAGAGAAGGCTTTATCGACTATATTTATGCTGGCCTTTTGCGAAATGTGGGAGAATCTTCAAGTGGAGCAAAGCAAGTTACAAGTTTGCAGAGATGAAAGGGAAGAACAATCTGCAGACCATTCTCTTGATTTCTCTTGCTATGTCTGCAACTCTCTGCAATTCGCTTCCTCTTTCAACGAGGGGAAGATGGATAGTGGATAACGCGGCTGGGGGTCGCGTGAAGATGGCCTGTGTTAATTGGGTTTCTCACTTGGAGCCTCTGGTCACAGAGGGCATTCACGCCCAGCCCGTAGAACGCATTGCTGAGACGGTGAAAGCAATGGGGTTCAACTGCATCCGGCTCACATATGCGACCTTCATGTGGACGAGGGCCGACTATAACAACAGGACTGTGGCACAGTCTCTTGATTCCTTCAACCTCACCCAAGCCAAGGAAGGAATAGCTCGAAACAATCCTAAGCTGTTGAATCTCCAGATAATCGACGCCTATGAAGCTGTGGTCAATGAGCTTGGCGCACATGGGCTCATGCTTGTGCTTGATAACCATGTCAGCAAGCCCTTGTGGTGCTGCGCCAGAGAGGACGGAAACGGGTTCTTTGGAGACATGTACTTCGACCCCAAGGAGTGGATCAAGGGCTTAACCGACGTCTCCACCCGGTTCAAGAACAATCCTCAG GTGGTGGCTCTGAGTATGAGAAATGAGATGCGAGGAGCACGTTCTAACGTGCCGGATTGGTATCGGTACATGCGAAAAGGAGCAAAAGCCATCCACAAGGCCAACCCAAAGGTCCTGGTGATAGTTTCAGGGTTGAATTTCGACAAGGATCTTAGCTTCCTGGGGCGCAAGTCATTCGGGTTTACGCTAAACAACAAGGTGGTGTTTGAGGCACATTGGTATACGTTTGACTTCACCCAGCAGTGGCAGCAGCTTCCACCGAACCGGGCTTGCCGCCAGCGGGCAGATGAGTTCCAGAGGGACGCAGCCTTTCTGACCACCGGAGACAAGGCAGCTCCTCTTTTTATCAGCGAGTATGGCATTAACTTACAAGAGACCAGCCAGGTTGATAGCCGATACTTCACCTGCTTCCTGCCCACTGTTGCTGAGAAGGACTTGGATTGGGCTCTGTGGACTCTGCAAGCCAGCTACCATTACAGACAAGGGCATGCTGGGGGTGGAGAATCCTATTCTGTGCTGGATTACAGCTGGAGCAAGCCACGGTATCCACAATTTCTAGAGAGAATGGTCATTCTCCAAAACTTGCTCCAAg ATCCAAACTCAAATGTTTCACCATACTACCTACTCGTCCATGCACAGAGTGGGTTTTGTGTGAATGTGAAACATAACGATGTGGTTTCTGTAAGTAGTTGCAGGAAGAATAGTAGGAATAGCAGATGGAACCATGAAGGAGATAGATCACCCATCAAGAAGTTGGGCCGTAAGCACTGCCTCAAGGCTGTTGGTGATGGGGTTCCTCTCACTCTCTCTGATGACTGCTCCAGCCCAAGAGCTACCTGGCAATTGGTTTCAGACTCGATGCTCCAAATCGCTGCCATGGATGAACAAGGGAACCCACTGTGCCTAGATGCCACGCCCTCATCAAACTCTACTCCTATTTTGACCAGGGCTTGTGCCTGTCTAAACAATGAGGCTGGTTGTGATCCTCTCAGCCAGTGGTTCAAGCTTGTTCCTTCAAATATAGCTTAA